The following proteins come from a genomic window of Lolium rigidum isolate FL_2022 chromosome 5, APGP_CSIRO_Lrig_0.1, whole genome shotgun sequence:
- the LOC124655571 gene encoding uncharacterized protein LOC124655571 — MEVSAAGRAAAGWSLTLQSPFFMRFTSSSAVLKTLKEKGLDRSPHTKLVMELKQVISNSRELVLMKAGLKTPMMENKKRRLMSDNEEQHSYKRAARSSLDSSTSVAAPGSVSVSCPGALSELSDQVVSRLRRSVVSLASFDGDTKLRECTGICIETSCSDSEATVLTARRLIPHTRRAASLTIKVRLPNDRIVTGRIEDCRIDADFFIVNIKNLSGVDAASLDHGMQFEPHTKVAAVWRCFSSGVLMATSGLNLAPPSPLTRETILSTCRIRKAGIGGPLVDFNGNFVGMNSHTKMEKTTHLRRERILRSLARHGLASVRVKEGVDDSTLRCSVRVKEGVDDATSLDRVMQFEPYRKVAAIWRYFDSGKLKTTGGVDLASVCAHTDEKMLSTCQIHEVGIGGPLVDFDGNFVGMNCSGTEQRKTPYVRRPSIRTFMWFRGMVSVKEDVEDAVRERIESRYGGSCFLMPGRGQYINRLDATFKKDILRKPFKCAGLEMDRSAYSLASESSKRLASEMNQSVVSLASFNGFAKKFSCTGIFIKEKACSATILTSASLVRVPGSAHMIDDNLRIEVCLPDGFRVVGILKCYNLHYNVALVEIMGFWRPRTIKISGNPVTSSMDVISVGSLFAHRRLMAVEGKVLIGKQSELDCQELCVSTCKISKAGIGGPLIDTDGNFVGINFYDEEETPFLPRDVIRRLLNNKWSSADDSIIEGVENRWLLPGWTHRNADTIAAVDGNKWPLPEPRRLFCDELVPHRSHLRKRTYQHHRLDLPARPPPKQQITCVQAELPSDGIVRPLPKQEIT; from the exons GCTGGCCTGAAAACACCGATGATGGAAAACAAGAAGCGCCGGCTGATGAGCGACAATGAAGAGCAACACAGTTACAAAAGGGCAGCTAGGTCAA GTTTGgatagtagcacctccgtagcagCACCGGGCAGCGTGAGCGTATCCTGTCCGGGCGCCCTGAGTGAACTCAGCGATCAAGTAGTTTCAAGATTGCGTAGAAGTGTTGTGTCGCTTGCTTCATTCGATG GTGATACCAAGTTACGTGAATGCACAGGCATATGCATTGAAACCTCATGTTCGGATTCTGAAGCTACAGTCCTGACAGCGAGACGGCTGATTCCACATACTCGGCGAGCTGCAAGCTTGACG ATTAAAGTGCGTCTTCCAAATGATCGGATTGTCACTGGACGGATAGAGGATTGTAGGATAGATGCTGATTTTTTCATTGTCAACATCAAGAACTTGTCTGGAGTTGATGCCGCAAGTCTTGATCATGGCATGCAGTTTGAGCCTCATACAAAGGTAGCAGCTGTATGGCGCTGTTTCAGTTCAGGAGTTTTAATGGCCACAAGCGGACTAAATCTTGCCCCTCCAAGCCCTCTAACCCGTGAGACAATCCTAAGCACGTGCCGGATCCGCAAG GCGGGGATTGGAGGCCCCCTTGTTGATTTTAATGGGAACTTTGTTGGGATGAACTCCCATACCAAAATGGAAAAGACTACCCACTTGCGAAGGGAACGAATTCTTCGATCCTTGGCGCGTCACGGGTTGGCCAG TGTTAGAGTTAAGGAAGGGGTTGATGATTCTACGTTGCGATGCAGTGTTAGAGTTAAggaaggggttgatgatgctacaaGTCTTGATCGTGTCATGCAGTTTGAGCCTTATAGGAAGGTAGCAGCTATATGGCGCTACTTTGATTCGGGAAAATTAAAGACCACAGGCGGAGTAGATCTTGCCTCTGTATGTGCTCATACCGATGAGAAAATGCTAAGCACATGCCAAATCCACGAG GTGGGGATTGGAGGTCCCCTAGTTGATTTTGATGGCAACTTTGTTGGAATGAACTGCTCTGGTACAGAACAAAGAAAGACCCCCTACGTACGAAGGCCTTCAATTCGTACATTCATGTGGTTTCGCGGGATGGTCAG TGTTAAGGAAGATGTTGAGGATGCTGTAAGAGAAAGAATTGAAAGTCGTTATGGAGGATCATGTTTCCTCATGCCAGGAC GCGGGCAATACATTAATCGTCTCGATGCTACATTCAAGAAGGATATCCTGAGGAAACCATTCAAATGTGCTGGTTTAGAAATGGATCGAAGTGCCTACTCACTTGCTTCAGAATCAAGCAAACGTCTCGCTTCAGAAATGAATCAAAGTGTTGTCTCACTTGCTTCAttcaatg GATTTGCAAAAAAGTTTTCTTGCACAGGTATATTTATCAAGGAGAAAGCATGCTCTGCAACAATTCTGACTTCAGCAAGTTTGGTTAGAGTTCCTGGCAGTGCACACATGATTGATGATAACTTGAGG ATTGAAGTTTGCCTTCCAGATGGATTTCGAGTTGTTGGGATATTGAAGTGTTATAATTTACACTACAATGTTGCTCTTGTTGAGATCATGGGATTCTGGCGTCCTCGGACAATAAAAATAAGTGGCAATCCAGTTACCTCGTCCATGGACGTAATATCTGTGGGTAGTCTTTTTGCGCATCGCAGACTAATGGCTGTCGAGGGCAAGGTGCTGATTGGCAAACAAAGCGAACTTGATTGCCAAGAACTCTGCGTCTCCACCTGTAAAATCAGCAAG GCTGGGATTGGGGGGCCTCTTATTGACACTGATGGAAATTTTGTTGGAATTAACTTTTATGATGaggaagaaactccgtttttgccGAGGGATGTTATTCGCCGCCTCTTAAATAACAAATG GAGTAGCGCAGATGATAGTATTATTGAGGGTGTTGAAAACAG ATGGTTGTTGCCTGGCTGGACACACAGAAATGCTGATACTATTGCAGCGGTTGACGGAAACAA ATGGCCGTTGCCTGAGCCACGTCGTCTCTTTTGTGATGAACTCGTGCCCCACCGTTCGCATCTTCGCAAACG AACCTATCAGCACCACCGCCTAGATCTCCCCGCACGGCCGCCGCCCAAGCAACAAATCACCTGCGTGCAGGCCGAGCTGCCGAGTGATGGAATTGTGCGGCCGCTGCCCAAGCAAGAAATCACCTAG